One Spinacia oleracea cultivar Varoflay chromosome 4, BTI_SOV_V1, whole genome shotgun sequence DNA segment encodes these proteins:
- the LOC110805463 gene encoding cold-responsive protein kinase 1 has protein sequence MPCFPRLFGKRVESAGRIPEAADEFAGVKNIKLYSYKELRSATDDFCPTNKIGEGGFGSVYKGKLKHGKIAAIKVLSAESQQGVREFLTEIKVISEIQHENLVNLYGCCVEGKHRILVYNYLENNSLSQTLLGRGNCGIDFTWQTRWRICIGIARGLAFLHEEVRPHIVHRDIKASNILLDKDLSPKISDFGLARLMPPNATHVSTRVAGTLGYLAPEYAIRGQLTRKADIYSFGVLLVEIVSGRCNTNMRLPNGDKYLLERIWEYFQRRELIELVDVSLEGKYDAEEACRLFKIGLLCTQDAPKLRPAMSTVVKMLTGEIGFDEKKITAPGLISDLSEVTIRNTNTDARTTSTDKDLYSSSDSVNNSTFSSGATLTFTPVYERSI, from the exons ATGCCTTGTTTCCCTCGCTTGTTTGGAAAAAGAGTAGAGTCAGCTGGAAGAATTCCTGAAGCTGCTGATG AATTTGCAGGAGTTAAGAATATTAAGCTGTACAGCTACAAAGAACTAAGAAGTGCTACTGATGACTTCTGTCCAACCAATAAAATTGGAGAAGGTGGTTTTGGGTCTGTGTATAAG GGAAAGCTTAAACATGGAAAAATAGCTGCCATCAAAGTCCTGTCTGCTGAATCGCAGCAAGGAGTACGTGAGTTTTTAACTGAGATAAAGGTGATCTCAGAAATCCAGCATGAGAACTTGGTTAATTTATACGGCTGCTGTGTGGAGGGGAAACATAGGATACTCGTATACAACTATCTAGAAAACAACAGCCTTTCGCAGACTCTACTAG GCAGAGGGAACTGTGGCATTGATTTTACATGGCAAACACGTTGGAGAATCTGTATAGGAATAGCTCGTGGGCTTGCTTTTCTTCATGAAGAAGTTCGTCCACATATAGTGCATAGAGACATCAAGGCAAGCAATATCCTGCTCGACAAAGACCTCAGTCCCAAAATATCAGATTTTGGTCTTGCCAGACTTATGCCGCCTAATGCCACTCATGTCAGTACACGGGTTGCTGGCACGTT AGGGTATCTTGCTCCTGAGTATGCAATAAGGGGACAGCTAACTCGAAAAGCAGATATATATAGTTTTGGTGTTCTCCTGGTGGAAATTGTCAGTGGCCGATGTAACACGAATATGAGATTGCCAAATGGAGATAAATATCTCTTGGAACGG ATATGGGAATACTTTCAGCGGAGGGAGCTTATAGAACTGGTGGATGTATCATTAGAAGGGAAATATGATGCAGAGGAGGCTTGCAGGTTGTTCAAGATAGGCCTTCTTTGCACCCAAGATGCTCCTAAGCTCCGACCAGCTATGTCAACTGTGGTGAAAATGTTAACGGGTGAAATAGGTTTTGATGAAAAGAAAATTACTGCACCAGGGTTAATCTCTGATCTCTCTGAAGTTACTATTCGGAACACAAACACTGATGCCAGAACTACGTCCACTGATAAAGATTTATACTCTAGCTCAGACAGCGTAAATAATTCGACTTTTTCATCCGGTGCCACTTTGACATTTACACCAGTTTATGAACGGAGTATTTAG
- the LOC110805441 gene encoding uncharacterized protein codes for MTSVVPKVAVIGSGISGAVCASILAKNGVAVTVFDWGRGPGGRMSQRRETTKEGTDLFFDHGAPYFTVSNTGVLDVVLEWESRGLVAEWKEKFGIYDCISKAFVDYEEESSSRKYVGIPGMNSICRALCNEPGVESKFGIGVAKMDWAIDQKSWSLISLDGMFLGAFGGLIATDKILAAPGFAHLTGHPPPLDINLAPQFASRVEQVPFRPYFVLMLAFSEPLRTISVRGFSFKNSQVLSSAFCDSSKPGRSSASECWVLHSTEEYAKKVIAETGLKKASDTTFARVSEELLQEFQRTGLCTSQPCFMKAHRWGSAFPTASIAREDKCLWDTNKPLVVCGDFCVSPTVEGAIQSGLAAASKLLEMHLVSTTQTTTMSMI; via the exons ATGACCAGCGTTGTTCCCAAAGTTGCCGTCATTGGCAGTGGAA TTTCAGGAGCAGTATGTGCTTCAATTCTGGCCAAAAATGGAGTTGCAGTTACTGTTTTTGATTGGGGTAGAGGTCCTGGAGGCCGCATGTCTCAAAGAAG GGAAACTACTAAGGAAGGGACAGACCTATTCTTTGACCATGGTGCTCCGTACTTCACAGTTTCAAACACTGGTGTTTTGGATGTTGTTTTGGAGTGGGAGTCAAGAGGTCTAGTTGCAGAGTGGAAAGAGAAATTTGGAATCTATGATTGCATCTCCAAGGCCTTTGTTGATTATGAGGAG GAATCATCGAGCAGGAAGTATGTAGGCATTCCAGGCATGAATTCTATATGCAGAGCATTATGcaatgagcccg GAGTTGAAAGCAAATTTGGGATTGGTGTTGCAAAGATGGATTGGGCAATAGATCAGAAGTCATGGTCATTGATCAGTTTGGATGGAATGTTTCTTGGTGCTTTTGGTGGTTTGATAGCGACAGACAAGATTCTTGCTGCTCCTGGCTTTGCCCACTTAACAGGACACCCTCCACCTCTTG ATATAAATTTGGCACCACAATTTGCATCAAGGGTAGAACAAGTACCTTTCAGACCTTATTTTGTTCTCATGCTTGCTTTCAGTGAGCCTCTACGCACT ATTTCTGTAAGAGGGTTCTCATTCAAAAACTCTCAAGTGTTGAGCTCTGCTTTTTGTGACAGCAGTAAGCCAGGTCGTTCTTCAGCCAG TGAATGTTGGGTGTTGCATTCCACTGAGGAATACGCTAAAAAAGTGATAGCTGAAACTGGACTTAAAAAGGCTTCTGATACAACATTTGCAAGAGTCTCTGAAGAACTTCTGCAGGAATTTCAAAGAACCGGACTTTGCACTTCCCAGCCTTGTTTCATGAAAGCTCATCGGTG GGGCAGTGCCTTTCCAACAGCAAGCATAGCTAGAGAAGACAAGTGCTTGTGGGATACAAACAAGCCATTAGTTGTTTGTGGAGACTTCTGTGTCAGTCCAACCGTTGAAGGTGCAATTCAGAGTGGCTTGGCTGCAGCTTCTAAGTTATTGGAAATGCACTTAGTTTCAACTACTCAAACTACTACAATGTCTATGATTTAG